One stretch of Punica granatum isolate Tunisia-2019 chromosome 5, ASM765513v2, whole genome shotgun sequence DNA includes these proteins:
- the LOC116209238 gene encoding PLAT domain-containing protein 3-like, which produces MKFLKDLLLSSSFLLLLLLLLLRFSIFAQSDDTECVYTVYVRTGSIIKGGTDSIVSLRLYDAYGEGIGVRNLEAWGGLMPPGHNYFERGNLDIFSGRGPCLPAPICAMNLTSDGSGPHHGWYCNYVEVTSTRPHVPCSQQQFTVEQWLARDTSPYELTAIRNYCPDGGVGKGASRAKVGPGSGSAAE; this is translated from the exons ATGAAATTCCTCAAAGATCTCCtgctctcctcctccttcctcctcctcctcctcctcctcctcctccgcttCTCCATCTTCGCCCAATCG GATGATACCGAGTGCGTGTACACGGTCTACGTCAGGACCGGCTCGATCATCAAGGGCGGGACTGACTCCATCGTCAGCCTTCGGCTCTACGATGCGTACGGGGAGGGCATCGGCGTGAGGAACCTCGAGGCCTGGGGCGGGCTGATGCCCCCGGGCCACAACTACTTCGAGAGGGGGAACCTGGATATCTTCAGCGGGCGGGGCCCATGCCTCCCCGCGCCAATCTGCGCCATGAACCTGACCTCAGACGGGTCTGGCCCGCACCACGGGTGGTACTGCAATTACGTTGAGGTCACGTCCACGCGCCCCCACGTTCCGTGCTCACAGCAGCAGTTCACAGTCGAGCAGTGGCTGGCCCGTGACACGTCCCCTTACGAGCTCACTGCGATCAGGAACTACTGCCCAGATGGCGGTGTTGGGAAGGGAGCGAGCCGGGCTAAGGTTGGGCCCGGTTCGGGATCTGCTGCAGAGTGA
- the LOC116206686 gene encoding probable trehalose-phosphate phosphatase J: MTKQNVTVSDTKTGFNMTISMAVSNSPVFVQKPPAAPGGYISISRKKLLKNLEVNGAQRINSWVDSMRASSPTHIKSTPSSLTEDHSSWMVHHPSALEMFEQIINASKGKQIVMFLDYDGTLSPIVDDPDRAFMSDKMRATVKKLARCFPTAIVSGRCRDKVYSFVKLAELYYAGSHGMDIKGPAKGSKYKKGGQAGILFQPASEFLPMIDEVYKELVEKTKSTPGAKVENNRFCVSVHFRCVEEKKWTDLAQQVRSVLKDYPRLRLSQGRKVLEIRPTIKWDKGKALEFLLESLGYANCTDVFPVYIGDDRTDEDAFKILRDRGQGFGILVSKFPKDTTASYSLQEPSEVMNFLQRLVEWKQLAYRGRTRM, encoded by the exons ATGACGAAGCAGAATGTGACGGTCTCCGACACCAAGACGGGCTTCAACATGACTATATCGATGGCGGTCTCGAACTCCCCTGTTTTCGTGCAGAAGCCGCCGGCGGCCCCCGGCGGGTACATCAGCATCTCGAGGAAGAAGCTCCTCAAGAACCTGGAGGTCAATGGGGCCCAGAGGATCAACTCGTGGGTCGATTCCATGAGAGCCTCCTCCCCGACCCACATCAAGTCTACTCCATCTTCTCTTACCGAAGACCATTCTTCTTGGATG GTTCATCACCCATCAGCCCTGGAGATGTTCGAGCAGATCATCAACGCATCGAAGGGGAAGCAGATAGTGATGTTCTTGGATTACGACGGCACCCTGTCGCCCATAGTCGACGACCCCGACAGGGCCTTCATGTCTGACAAG ATGAGGGCAACCGTGAAGAAGCTGGCAAGGTGTTTCCCCACTGCCATAGTGAGTGGCAGATGCAGGGACAAG gtgtaTAGCTTTGTAAAGCTAGCAGAGCTATACTACGCAGGAAGCCATGGGATGGACATTAAAGGGCCAGCAAAAGGATCCAAATACAAGAAA GGCGGTCAGGCTGGAATCCTCTTCCAACCAGCCAGCGAGTTCCTCCCCATGATCGATGAGGTCTATAAAGAACTCGTCGAGAAGACAAAATCAACCCCCGGCGCCAAGGTGGAGAACAACAGGTTCTGCGTCTCGGTTCACTTCCGTTGCGTGGAGGAAAAG AAATGGACTGATCTGGCACAGCAGGTGAGGTCTGTGCTCAAGGACTATCCTAGGCTTCGATTGTCCCAAGGAAGAAAG GTATTGGAGATCCGACCCACAATCAAGTGGGACAAGGGGAAGGCCCTTGAATTCTTGTTGGAGTCACTGG GATATGCAAACTGCACCGATGTTTTCCCAGTGTACATCGGGGACGACCGGACCGATGAGGACGCGTTCAAG ATATTAAGAGACAGAGGCCAAGGGTTCGGAATTCTTGTCTCTAAGTTCCCGAAGGACACGACCGCGTCGTATTCTTTGCAAGAACCATCTGAG GTCATGAACTTTTTGCAGCGCTTGGTAGAGTGGAAGCAGCTAGCGTATAGAGGACGGACTCGGATGTAG
- the LOC116209237 gene encoding inactive TPR repeat-containing thioredoxin TTL3-like, giving the protein MGRETVSDKPSGCGLFHAVFGKRTIWPRRTTSMVDLSAPPMTAQNVVRSPSTPNSRRRQGGSDEAAFLNGVHNKGSDCPPKPNPRTSTGTNQRKNQGAHHQKQIGPSRVSDEAAAPTRDVPVPSGQSSVVGKDRKVPKGAIGISGELESMIADHQKSRGRANLVRASSSNVMLIGNLGNLRQQGTGNNNIPRGEHSPNVNGSKYANYNGIGNIVKKPALNNHEPSSKPNGGAKLAASMCRALSTRMDPEQLKIMGNEDYKNGRFAEALALYDAAISIDPDKASYRSNKSAALTALGRLLEAVFECREAIQIEPRYHRAHNRLGTLYLRLGEAEKAIYHYKQAGPEADPEDISKARTLQTHLSKCTEARKLRDLHTVIKASELAITAGADSAPQMYALQAEALLKLHRHQDADEALGKSPKFDVAECTKFFGPIGNANLLVVRAQVDMAMGRFEEALEAAQRAVRLDPNNKEASTVAKWARAVAVARSRGNELFKALRFSEACVAYGEGLEHDPYNSVLLCNRAACRVKLSQYEKAVEDCTVALNLRPAYSKARLRRGDCYAKLEKWEASIRDYEMLMSETPEDEEIQQALSKVQAQLHQQQQQSNWTP; this is encoded by the exons ATGGGGCGAGAAACTGTTTCTGACAAACCGTCAGGATGCGGCTTATTCCATGCGGTTTTTGGGAAACGCACGATCTGGCCGAGGAGGACGACCTCGATGGTTGACCTGTCAGCACCGCCAATGACGGCCCAGAATGTTGTCAGGTCTCCCAGCACCCCGAATTCAAGGCGGCGGCAAGGTGGCTCTGATGAGGCAGCATTCCTCAATGGAGTCCATAACAAAGGGTCGGATTGTCCTCCtaaaccaaatcctagaactTCAACGGGAACTAACCAACGGAAGAATCAGGGCGCGCACCATCAAAAGCAAATAGGCCCGAGCAGGGTCTCCGATGAAGCGGCTGCCCCTACTAGGGACGTTCCAGTACCGAGCGGCCAAAGTTCTGTTGTCGGGAAAGACCGAAAGGTTCCAAAGGGAGCCATTGGAATATCAGGCGAGCTCGAGAGCATGATCGCCGACCATCAGAAATCGAGAGGGAGAGCCAATCTTGTTAGGGCTTCATCGAGCAATGTTATGCTAATCGGGAATTTGGGCAACTTAAGGCAACAAGGAACAGGCAACAATAATATTCCTAGAGGGGAGCATAGCCCCAACGTCAATGGCAGCAAGTACGCAAATTATAATGGGATTGGCAATATAGTGAAGAAACCGGCATTGAATAATCACGAGCCATCATCAAAGCCGAATGGAGGAGCAAAGCTTGCGGCTTCTATGTGCCGCGCCTTGTCCACAAGAATGGATCCCGAGCAACTGAAGATCATGGGCAACGAGGACTACAAGAACGGGAGATTCGCCGAAGCTCTGGCTTTATATGATGCGGCAATCTCAATCGATCCAGACAAGGCTTCGTACAGGAGTAACAAGAGCGCAGCCTTGACAGCCCTTGGCCGGCTCCTGGAGGCGGTTTTTGAGTGCAGGGAAGCCATTCAGATCGAACCTCGCTATCATAGAGCTCACAACCGTCTTGGGACCTTATATTTGAG ATTGGGGGAAGCAGAGAAGGCGATCTACCACTACAAACAAGCTGGGCCCGAAGCAGATCCAGAAGACATTTCCAAAGCCAGAACTCTTCAGACTCATCTCAGCAAATGCACCGAGGCTCGAAAGCTCAGGGACTTGCACACTGTGATCAAAGCAAGTGAACTTGCTATCACTGCCGGCGCAGATTCAGCTCCACAG ATGTATGCATTGCAAGCCGAGGCCTTGTTGAAGCTTCACAGGCACCAAGATGCAGACGAAGCGCTCGGGAAAAGTCCAAAGTTTGATGTCGCTGAGTGCACAAAGTTCTTCGGCCCCATCGGGAACGCGAATCTGCTGGTGGTACGAGCTCAGGTGGACATGGCTATGGGCAG ATTTGAGGAAGCTTTAGAGGCAGCACAACGAGCGGTTCGGCTTGATCCGAACAACAAGGAAGCGAGCACGGTGGCAAAATGGGCTCGAGCAGTGGCGGTGGCTCGGTCCAGAGGGAACGAGCTGTTCAAGGCACTGAGATTTAGCGAGGCCTGCGTAGCCTATGGAGAGGGGCTTGAGCATGATCCATATAATTCGGTCCTGCTTTGCAACCGAGCGGCTTGCCGAGTCAAGCTGAGCCAGTACGAGAAGGCAGTTGAGGATTGTACCGTGGCATTGAATTTGCGGCCGGCTTATAGCAAGGCTCGATTGAGAAGAGGCGATTGCTATGCTAAA TTGGAGAAATGGGAAGCCTCGATAAGAGATTACGAGATGTTGATGAGTGAGACACCGGAAGATGAAGAGATACAGCAAGCACTCTCAAAGGTCCAGGCTCAGCTTCatcaacagcagcagcagagcaACTGGACACCGTAG